From Cheilinus undulatus linkage group 17, ASM1832078v1, whole genome shotgun sequence, one genomic window encodes:
- the LOC121524839 gene encoding apelin receptor B-like → MEMEPTEGPYDYYDYVETENSTMCDYSEWTPSYSVIPVLYMLIFILGLSGNGVVIFTVWRAQGKRRAADVYIGNLALADLTFVVTLPLWAVYTAMGYHWPFGVALCKISSYVVLLNMYASVFCLTCMSFDRYLAIVHSLSSTQLRTRGHTRACLTAIWLLSSLLAAPTLIFRTTKYDPTSNRTSCAMDFSLVLTNKEQESLWIAGLSISSSALGFLLPFLAMMVCYGFIGCTVTRHFNTLRKEDQRKRRLLKIITTLVVVFAACWMPFHIVKSADALSYLELFPATCAFLRFLLLAHPYATCLAYVNSCLNPFLYAFFDLRFRSQCLCLLHLKKSLHASPASSLSSQKTEAQSLATKV, encoded by the coding sequence atgGAGATGGAGCCGACTGAAGGGCCTTATGATTACTACGACTACGTGGAGACTGAAAACTCCACCATGTGTGACTATTCAGAGTGGACACCGTCATACTCCGTCATCCCGGTGCTGTACATGCTTATTTTCATCCTGGGCCTCTCTGGAAACGGGGTGGTCATCTTCACTGTGTGGAGAGCCCAAGGAAAGAGGCGAGCTGCAGATGTCTACATCGGCAACCTGGCCCTGGCTGACCTCACCTTTGTGGTCACGCTGCCTCTGTGGGCAGTTTACACTGCCATGGGCTACCACTGGCCCTTTGGTGTGGCCCTGTGCAAGATCAGCAGCTATGTGGTGCTGCTCAATATGTACGCCAGCGTCTTCTGCCTCACCTGCATGAGCTTCGATCGCTACCTGGCCATTGTTCACTCGCTGTCCAGCACCCAGCTGCGTACCCGTGGCCACACAAGAGCTTGCCTCACAGCCATCTGGCTCCTGTCCAGTCTCCTGGCCGCCCCGACTCTGATCTTCAGAACGACAAAATATGATCCAACTAGCAATCGCACATCCTGCGCCATGGACTTCAGCCTGGTGCTGACAAACAAAGAACAAGAGAGCCTGTGGATCGCTGGACTCAGTATTTCCTCCTCAGCTCTGGGTTTTCTTCTGCCTTTCTTGGCCATGATGGTGTGTTATGGTTTCATTGGCTGCACCGTCACACGCCACTTTAACACTCTGCGCAAGGAAGACCAGCGGAAGAGGAGGCTGCTGAAGATCATCACCACGCTGGTGGTGGTATTTGCCGCCTGCTGGATGCCTTTCCATATCGTAAAGAGTGCTGATGCCCTCTCCTACCTGGAGCTGTTCCCTGCAACGTGTGCCTTCCTGCGTTTTCTACTGCTGGCTCATCCGTACGCCACCTGCCTGGCCTATGTCAACAGCTGCCTCAACCCCTTTCTTTACGCCTTCTTCGACTTGCGCTTCAGATCCCAGTGTCTGTGCCTACTCCACCTCAAGAAGTCCTTGCATGCAAGCCCCGCCAGCTCCCTGTCCTCTCAGAAGACAGAGGCTCAGTCTCTGGCCACAAAGGTGTGA